The following are encoded together in the Brassica napus cultivar Da-Ae chromosome A9, Da-Ae, whole genome shotgun sequence genome:
- the LOC106366489 gene encoding LOW QUALITY PROTEIN: alpha-L-arabinofuranosidase 2 (The sequence of the model RefSeq protein was modified relative to this genomic sequence to represent the inferred CDS: deleted 1 base in 1 codon) codes for MNALLLAKPAGLKKNLAMMDRKWCSLTFLTSICLILFLLGSYAAYEHFRRVDAREDNEKHYVTLQVEASNATGRPIPETLFGIFFEEINHAGAGGLWAELVSNRGFEAGGQIIPSSIWPWSIIGDESTISVVTDRSSCFERNKIALRMEVLCNSSGCPSEGVGVYNPGYWGMNIEKGKKYKVTLYVRSTGDIDVSVSLTSSNGSLTLASEQIIALASEVSKWTKKEMLLEANGTDDGARLQLTTTKNGSIWFDQVSAMPVDTYKGHGFRNDLFQMMVDLKPRFIRFPGGCYVEGDSLSNAFQWKKTVGAWEERPGHFGDVWNYWTDDGLGHFEFFQLAEDLGAAPIWVFNSGISHHDQVETARIMPFVQEALDGIEFARGDANSTWGSVRAAMGHPKPFGLKYVAVGNEDCGKKYYKGNYLEFYNAIKKAYPDIKIISNCDGSSQPLDHPADYYDYHVYTLAKELFSMSHMFDKTSRDGPKAFVSEYAVNITDANTGNLLAALGEAGFLLGLEKNSDVVGMVSYAPLFVNTNDRRWLPDAIVFNSSHLYGTPSYWVQQFFTESSGATLLSSTMEGNSSYVEASAISFQSNGSDYIQIKAVNFANVTVELKVKMTGLDSSNTKASAKKKKVLTSASVMDENSFSNPEMIKPQESIGVMSEGNFTFVLPPYSFSSFDI; via the exons ATGAACGCCTTATTGCTAGCA AAGCCTGCCGGATTGAAAAAGA ATTTGGCGATGATGGACAGGAAGTGGTGTTCTCTGACGTTTCTGACAAGTATTTGCCTGATATTATTTCTCCTTGGCTCTTATGCTGCTTACGAGCATTTTCGTCGTGTTGATGCTCGAGAAGACAACGAAAAACATTATGTGACACTGCAAGTAGAAGCTTCCAACGCCACAGGACGACCCATTCCTGAAACCCTTTTTGGGATCTTCTTTGAG GAAATCAATCATGCTGGAGCAGGTGGACTGTGGGCTGAACTTGTTAGCAACAGAG GATTTGAAGCTGGTGGACAAATCATTCCTTCCAGTATCTGGCCTTGGTCCATTATTGGAGATGAATCAACCATATCTGTAGTTACAGACCGCTCTTCATGTTTTGAGCGCAACAAAATTGCACTTAGAATGGAAGTGCTTTGTAACAGCAGTGGTTGTCCATCAGAAGGAGTCGGGGTTTATAACCCGGGTTACTGGGGCATG aacattgaaaaaggaaagaaatacAAAGTGACCCTGTATGTGCGTTCCACTGGGGACATCGATGTGTCTGTGTCTTTGACAAGCTCGAATGGATCACTAACTCTTGCATCAGAGCAGATTAT AGCTTTGGCTTCTGAGGTTTCAAAATGGACAAAGAAGGAAATGCTTTTGGAGGCAAATGGAACAGATGATGGCGCAAGGCTTCAATTGACAACTACCAAAAATGGTTCAATCTGGTTTGATCAAGTCTCAGCCATGCCTGTGGATACTTATAAG GGACATGGTTTTAGGAATGATCTTTTCCAAATGATGGTTGATCTCAAACCTCGTTTCATCCGTTTCCCTG GTGGTTGTTATGTGGAGGGTGATTCGTTAAGCAACGCATTCCAGTGGAAAAAAACCGTGGGAGCTTGGGAAGAGAGGCCTGGCCACTTTGGTGATGTTTGGAACTACTGGACAGATGATGGTCTTGGCCACTTTGAGTTCTTCCAA CTGGCTGAAGATCTCGGTGCAGCTCCAATATGGGTGTTTAACAGTG GAATCAGTCATCATGATCAAGTTGAAACCGCACGTATCATGCCGTTTGTTCAA gAAGCGCTAGATGGTATTGAGTTTGCTCGTGGTGATGCTAATTCAACATGGGGATCAGTTCGAGCTGCAATGGGACATCCAAAGCCTTTTGGCCTTAAATATGTTGCTGTTGGGAATGAAGATTGTGGGAAAAAATACTACAAAG gAAACTACCTTGAGTTCTATAACGCTATCAAGAAAGCCTATCCAGACATCAAAATCATCTCCAACTGCGATGGATCGTCTCAACCACTCGATCACCCTGCTGATTACTATGATTATCAC GTTTATACTCTTGCCAAGGAGTTGTTTTCCATGTCCCATATGTTTGACAAAACGTCGCGTGATGGTCCAAAG GCTTTTGTTAGTGAATACGCTGTGAACATAACAGATGCTAATACTGGAAACCTTCTAGCTGCTCTTGGTGAAGCAGGTTTCCTCCTTGGTTTGGAAAAGAACAG tGATGTTGTAGGAATGGTAAGCTATGCACCTCTCTTCGTTAACACAAACGACAGAAG gTGGTTGCCAGATGCTATAGTTTTCAACTCGTCTCATTTGTATGGAACACCAAGCTATTGGGTCCAACAGTTCTTCACAGAGTCAAGTGGAGCAACTCTTCTCAGCTCTACTATGGAGGGAAACTCTTCTTATGTTGAAGCATCTGCCATATCCTTCCAAAGCAATGGCTCTGATTACATACAGATTAAG GCTGTTAACTTTGCAAACGTGACAGTAGAGCTGAAGGTAAAGATGACTGGATTGGACTCGAGCAACACGAAAGCTTctgcaaaaaagaagaaagtacTTACATCTGCCAGTGTGATGGATGAGAACTCCTTCTCCAACCCAGAGATG ATTAAGCCACAAGAAAGCATAGGGGTGATGTCGGAGGGGAACTTCACGTTTGTTCTCCCTCCCTACTCCTTTTCGTCATTCGATATTTAG